The Lathyrus oleraceus cultivar Zhongwan6 chromosome 5, CAAS_Psat_ZW6_1.0, whole genome shotgun sequence genome includes the window AAAATATTACTTAGACCAAAACGGGGGGCTATATTTTAAGCATTGTTGGAGGTACAATAAATGATATTGAAGAATGACAATTCAAATTTTTCATAGGTCCCAAAAGAGTGTTGATGGTTTAAGGTCTAAGCTCAGTAGGGAAAAACTACAACACCACAAGAAAGCCTATCCTCAAAGTTCAATATCTATGTCATGTAAAAATACAAAAGCATCTTCTGAAGAAACAGAATAATACATTATTATAAGTctataataacaaaaaaaatcctagtaaaaaaaatattttttcttaatTTGTGACATAGAATTCCTTCTTTGAATGACATTTATAATCTAACATCTTATCTCAAAGCCCAAATCATCCAGAAAATAGATGCTTTTGTCAAATAAATGTATAGAATAACAGAACCATGTTGACCTTATAAATAGTAGCATGAGGTTGATTATTGGCATACCTTTCTGGTCCCAATCTATGCCACATCTAGCACAATGCAGCATATCAAAGGAGAGAGATGGATATGGCAACTGTTTTGTAGTGAAAGAAGCAACCATAGCAGGAAGACCCCTTTCAAGTGTAAGTTGAACTTGACTCCCTGAAGGCTCATAGTTTGCAATGCACATAGTTAAAAGTTGACTGTGAAAGAGGTGCGCTCCAAAGCTACCATAACCACAACCAATGTCCAGTATGGTTCTAACCTGTGAATGCCAACATGCCAATCAAAAAACATTTCAGGCAAGGAATATCACAGTCGAACTTTAAGGGCTATGTTCATATTCAGTATTTCCATAACCTATCAAAATATCTATCACAACGAAATCCCTCCAATTGCAAGGTACGGTAAGTTTTATAAATATAACTAATACAAAGTTAATCACCAAGTTGATGTCCCTAGCCAATAATGTCAAAAACTTATTTAACAATCACAAAGGATTTTCTGGCATTATAAAACAAACTATTGTAGCATTGTAGGGAAAGAAAAGCTTTACAACAGATATGAGGTAAGTGAGGTTGACATTACATGCAAATGGAAAATATTTGCATTTTATTAACTTACACTTGAGGTAAGTGAGGTCACATAATAAAACTTTAATATAGTTAATCAAGATATGCATATATTTGTTAGTATTAGTACTGTTAGAGTGAAAAATGAGCCTAAAGTCAACGCAGATATGAGATACCCAACCATCTATCACACTTGAGCAAAGTGGATGAAATTAAGTATGCTTGATTCCATAATTAACATATACCAAAATAGTGAAATTCAGGAGTATGACTATAATTGAAGACGGCCACCATAAAAAATTAAAGTATTCTATTCTAATTTGAGTGAAGAAAAGAAATATTCAGTTACCCCAGTTTGTATAAAGTTGGATTCATTTCTAAGTCCAATCATTTCTGCAATTTGGTGTGAGTAGTCTTCAACACCATCAAACATAAGGGAGGCAGAACGAAAGGAAATTTGCTCTTCATCGAGCATCATCATCCTGTAACCAAATAAAATACATGAGAACTTTAAGATGAAATGATGGATGAAAGAATGCAAGCCAGTGGTAGAGATATATATCATCACTGACCTCTTGGTCAAGCTTCCAGAAGAAAGAACTTCCTGTGCAGTGATTTTAACATTAGAAACCCAGATAACATCCCTTCCAGTAGGCCACCGAAGAGGAATTTTGTAATTCGTCGGCGAGAGAAGTAAACAATTTTGCTTAAGCTCGTGGCCACATTGCCGGTCAAACTCACCGCCATCAGAGTAACCCTGAGCTAGATTGTCTGAAGTGTTAAAACAAGGAACATAGTTTTCAAACTCCTGAGAACAGAATTCTAATTCTTTCGTTCTTGAGGGAGCATAAGAAATCTCTCCGATATCCAAAAGGTCCGATACAAGTTTCTCTTGAAGTCTTCTATAACCATGGTAAATATTACCTCTAGATGTGGTTGAAATCGATACTGTCCACCAAAAAGAACCAGCAAGAGCAAAAATAACTATAAATACTATACTAAACTTCATGAAGAGAAGAATCAACTTATGCCGACTTCTAGGAGTGCCAAGAACAAACGGATCCGGCGAGAAACCATTCTCCGTGGCACCGTATTTAGAACTAGAATTATCTGCAAAAAGCAACCTAAAAGGAGACCTCAATTGTAAGGGACTCTGATCAGAAGAACCTTTTTTATCCAAACCATCTTTATCTGTTTTATCTTTCGATTGTGAATCCCATGGATCGATACTGTTATCAGGGATCCGAATCCCAGTCACACCTCTGTACAAAGGCCTGGACATTCTCTAACCAACACGCTTGCTCGGCGTTTAAACGTGTAGATATTAACTTAACTATACGAATACGCCGAAACGAAATACTAACCAAAGTTTACTTCAACATCACTCAAATTTGTGTAAAATAAATCATTAACGAAATATGAAATATGTCTTCAGCTGTGCTGAGCAAATACAAACCTGTTATAACAACCATAGAGACACACTTATCAAGATTTAGAGTATTCTTATTGCAACACAATATCATTGCAGTAAGTAAAAGCAAGTTACACAAAAAGCACAAATTAAGCGAGTAAACAAATCAAAGTTCGTATTGAGAGAATCAGAATCAAAAGCATTACAATAATAAGAATCAAACTATTAATTAATTCAAGGAACCAGATCCATCACGGACTCAACATTGATATGAATATCAATGAATTGaaaggaaaaaaaatgaaaatcgCGTTTAGATCAAAGGCGTTTGAAGAAGCAATGAGGAGTACCTTGTTGTTGCTAAGATCAAAAGCACGGTGAATTTGACGATGGTTGTTGTGTTCAATTTTGGCGAGAAAACAAAACGAATCGGAGGAAGAAGAACAACGGCGCTTATCGACGGTGTTATTGGTACTGAATGGGTTGATTTGAAAGCTAAATCTGCTTCAGAAAAATGCACATGAAATGAGAAGAAGCAGATTGTGTTCTGATCCGAATGCGAATGTGAATGTGAATGTGATTCATACACACTTCTTCACGGACCAAGTATTAATTTGTCTCATAGATTAATACTAATACTAATTAATAACTCTATTTTTTTTAACTAATCATTCATtattatatttataaattattCATGCTATGTTTTCATCATGTTTAATGATTTAAAAACAAATAATTTGTCATATTCATTAAATGATGTGACAGCATAACATTAGGTACATGAATACAACTAAGATATCAAGGGTAAAAATAAATTAAACTTGTATAAAATAAAAGGTAATTTACCCTTTGTTTGGTATTGAGTcacatttttttaaaataatttttaaa containing:
- the LOC127084220 gene encoding probable pectin methyltransferase QUA2 isoform X2; amino-acid sequence: MSRPLYRGVTGIRIPDNSIDPWDSQSKDKTDKDGLDKKGSSDQSPLQLRSPFRLLFADNSSSKYGATENGFSPDPFVLGTPRSRHKLILLFMKFSIVFIVIFALAGSFWWTVSISTTSRGNIYHGYRRLQEKLVSDLLDIGEISYAPSRTKELEFCSQEFENYVPCFNTSDNLAQGYSDGGEFDRQCGHELKQNCLLLSPTNYKIPLRWPTGRDVIWVSNVKITAQEVLSSGSLTKRMMMLDEEQISFRSASLMFDGVEDYSHQIAEMIGLRNESNFIQTGVRTILDIGCGYGSFGAHLFHSQLLTMCIANYEPSGSQVQLTLERGLPAMVASFTTKQLPYPSLSFDMLHCARCGIDWDQKDGILLIEADRLLKPGGYFVWTSPVTNARNKDSQQRWKFIHEFTENLCWDMLSQQDETVVWKKTSKIKCYNSRKNGPPPPPLCSRGYDVESPYYRDLQNCIGGTHSSRWISIEKRATWPSRDHPKKHELGIHGLQPDEFVEDAESWRTAVHNYWSLLSPLIFSDHPKRPGDEDPPPPYNMLRNVLDMNAHFGGFNSALLHSGKSVWVMNVVPTNGLNYLPLIQDRGYVGVLHDWCEAFPTYPRTYDLVHAAGFLSLETAQPHRCTMLDIFIEIDRLLRPEGWIIIRDTVPLIETARALTTRLKWDARVIEIESDSDQRLLICQKPFFKRQAN
- the LOC127084220 gene encoding probable pectin methyltransferase QUA2 isoform X1 — its product is MSRPLYRGVTGIRIPDNSIDPWDSQSKDKTDKDGLDKKGSSDQSPLQLRSPFRLLFADNSSSKYGATENGFSPDPFVLGTPRSRHKLILLFMKFSIVFIVIFALAGSFWWTVSISTTSRGNIYHGYRRLQEKLVSDLLDIGEISYAPSRTKELEFCSQEFENYVPCFNTSDNLAQGYSDGGEFDRQCGHELKQNCLLLSPTNYKIPLRWPTGRDVIWVSNVKITAQEVLSSGSLTKRSVMIYISTTGLHSFIHHFILKFSCILFGYRMMMLDEEQISFRSASLMFDGVEDYSHQIAEMIGLRNESNFIQTGVRTILDIGCGYGSFGAHLFHSQLLTMCIANYEPSGSQVQLTLERGLPAMVASFTTKQLPYPSLSFDMLHCARCGIDWDQKDGILLIEADRLLKPGGYFVWTSPVTNARNKDSQQRWKFIHEFTENLCWDMLSQQDETVVWKKTSKIKCYNSRKNGPPPPPLCSRGYDVESPYYRDLQNCIGGTHSSRWISIEKRATWPSRDHPKKHELGIHGLQPDEFVEDAESWRTAVHNYWSLLSPLIFSDHPKRPGDEDPPPPYNMLRNVLDMNAHFGGFNSALLHSGKSVWVMNVVPTNGLNYLPLIQDRGYVGVLHDWCEAFPTYPRTYDLVHAAGFLSLETAQPHRCTMLDIFIEIDRLLRPEGWIIIRDTVPLIETARALTTRLKWDARVIEIESDSDQRLLICQKPFFKRQAN